A single Endozoicomonas sp. NE40 DNA region contains:
- the accA gene encoding acetyl-CoA carboxylase carboxyl transferase subunit alpha → MNPNYLEFEQPIAELEAKIEELRLVSSDAELNITEEISNLQEKCNTLTRQIFSDLSPWQVAQLARHPRRPYTLDYVKHLFTEFDELHGDRHFADDPSIVGGMARFNGRPVMVIGHQKGREIEEKVRRNFGMPKPEGYRKACRLMEMAERFNMPILTFIDTPGAYPGIGAEERGQSEAIAYNLAVMSRLKVPVISTVIGEGGSGGALAIGVCDSLVMLGYSTYSVISPEGCASILWKKAEYASVAAEAMGVTAERLKELGLVDHLVPEPLGGAHRSQDVAAASLGEVLGAELDRLCKLDIDTLLDQRYKRIRDYGSV, encoded by the coding sequence ATGAACCCGAATTATCTGGAATTTGAACAGCCGATCGCTGAACTGGAAGCGAAAATCGAAGAGCTGCGCCTGGTCAGCAGTGATGCGGAGCTGAATATTACTGAAGAAATCAGCAATCTGCAGGAGAAGTGTAACACTCTGACCCGGCAGATTTTTTCTGACCTGTCCCCCTGGCAGGTAGCCCAGCTGGCACGTCACCCTCGTCGCCCTTATACGCTGGATTATGTTAAGCACCTGTTTACCGAGTTTGATGAGCTGCACGGTGACCGGCACTTTGCTGATGATCCGTCCATTGTCGGTGGAATGGCTCGTTTTAACGGCCGGCCGGTGATGGTGATTGGTCATCAGAAGGGCAGGGAAATTGAAGAAAAGGTTCGCCGTAATTTCGGTATGCCTAAACCGGAAGGCTATCGCAAAGCCTGCCGCCTGATGGAAATGGCAGAGCGGTTTAATATGCCGATCCTGACCTTTATTGATACGCCGGGCGCCTATCCGGGCATTGGTGCGGAAGAACGTGGTCAGAGTGAGGCCATTGCCTACAATCTGGCGGTGATGTCCCGTCTGAAGGTGCCGGTTATCTCGACAGTGATCGGAGAAGGCGGTTCCGGTGGGGCGCTGGCTATTGGTGTCTGCGACTCGCTGGTGATGTTGGGGTATTCCACCTATTCCGTTATCTCGCCTGAAGGTTGTGCCTCGATTCTCTGGAAAAAGGCAGAATATGCCTCTGTGGCCGCTGAAGCCATGGGCGTAACCGCAGAGCGCCTGAAAGAGCTGGGTCTGGTGGATCATCTGGTGCCTGAGCCGCTGGGTGGCGCTCATCGCAGTCAGGATGTTGCAGCCGCCAGTCTGGGCGAGGTGCTGGGTGCCGAACTGGATCGCCTGTGCAAGCTGGATATCGACACCCTGCTGGATCAGCGTTACAAGCGCATCAGGGACTACGGTTCTGTTTGA
- a CDS encoding ATP-binding protein, whose amino-acid sequence MAFRSPQAFFRRLVNILLLLQVNYVLAGLTTDFSIPPGLADPAADLYRLSQKDPLVPGPDTPPAPSPYSCASKHWVIISDPLAPDTDNIAIQLPSQYKGYGTTDETGPFYPLTRGLNKISTQDGPVYIQLLSIPKPLSVDNGDGDPELPDFSEKVTESNPYPDRLPAHNQTGNGTRRNNCQPELLRNGQRYTPYIAEADLAPFLNDRLWLFPGPDGQPYLHVDDDRAGPPSKALVIIKGYCPALFVTDEDGSSLTLLCDDFPKAPGTVQEVHDNHRSIIFSYNAAGVLMVTIRTPDGQTETMTAEEYRNRKSIWFEGLIEKMTTGGIDHTRQPESALNPVLPVRIRLYQPETERSETTADTKELTDGDTPSTNAPSPPSSGTPPAPHIQQQLPASEAIAENNDTGHSSASLNTNQNNIPEKVRPRAAQPPPDHLKVLIKGTGTKKDKESYLQEISICLSALLNSDGGTLTVRGPAIKGEGRNDWARIIEQKVMCSFGQYIYYNFIKKNNEENALCYTIYASPEPCNVSPNCCIMTDEQVNVLSDEKLFKQILRRPTAKPIKCQTSDLVFIQGEKPPLPGNEQAVFKHLKSEESKRTTLADRITGKSNKLTHYVSGMANGDGGAIYYGVDNNGNVQGERITSEGFDNIRNKVAKAVARLFHSGNIIERGTHWNIEFREVLHEQGGSPVPDTYVIVLTVAALNGCVFLESPGPEAYWIQNGRIERMPWANWLSKFMPADPGARSRLNTHITMKKYWHPLEEIYADFRDGIDTEAIRQRMESQAAKTNNQAAQQLLEGLKIIRTSAKGLHRKAHQLLQEYERDENHPDIPRQYTIWLRSILGHESGTISLADNYNRLCHGLLTTRADDGVMQALLNLQAGLVAMEQASEIAVADRSIELSVQAVSNFENALKYARLVSLECLNLGTHLTQEAIINKAIAILWTGRSWLQRDSTQHPEQEEILIRQFEDGKALISQVEQPLIENGILNIQYHLALSLLSIRKWQINKEKDPKFLRNAYKSTERCIQLISTGSLAGTVYKGLALRLRSLTVQLLLKDAFSKIRRHPDKS is encoded by the coding sequence ATGGCATTTCGAAGCCCTCAAGCCTTTTTCCGCAGGCTTGTCAACATCCTGTTGCTTCTCCAGGTCAACTATGTTCTGGCAGGTCTGACTACGGATTTTTCTATTCCTCCCGGACTGGCTGACCCGGCAGCCGACCTCTACAGACTGTCGCAAAAAGATCCTCTGGTTCCCGGGCCAGACACGCCGCCAGCGCCTTCCCCTTATAGCTGCGCCAGTAAGCACTGGGTAATTATCTCTGACCCTCTGGCCCCGGACACAGATAACATCGCCATTCAACTTCCCTCTCAGTACAAAGGTTATGGTACCACTGATGAAACCGGCCCTTTCTATCCTCTGACCAGAGGGCTGAACAAGATCAGCACTCAGGACGGTCCGGTTTATATCCAACTTCTGTCCATTCCAAAACCATTATCGGTTGATAACGGGGATGGCGACCCGGAGCTGCCGGACTTCAGTGAAAAAGTAACTGAGAGCAACCCGTACCCTGATCGTTTACCTGCACACAACCAGACGGGCAACGGCACCCGACGAAACAACTGCCAGCCCGAACTGTTAAGAAACGGACAGAGATATACGCCCTATATCGCAGAAGCTGACCTCGCTCCTTTCCTGAATGACCGTCTCTGGCTCTTCCCCGGCCCTGATGGCCAGCCTTACCTTCACGTGGACGATGACCGCGCCGGACCGCCTTCCAAAGCTCTGGTCATCATCAAAGGTTACTGCCCGGCACTGTTCGTCACCGATGAGGATGGCAGCAGTCTGACACTCCTGTGTGATGACTTCCCTAAGGCTCCGGGAACGGTGCAGGAAGTACACGATAATCATCGATCCATTATCTTCAGCTACAATGCCGCCGGCGTATTGATGGTTACCATCCGCACTCCAGATGGCCAGACGGAAACCATGACAGCGGAAGAGTATCGGAATCGAAAGTCCATCTGGTTTGAGGGGCTGATAGAAAAGATGACCACAGGGGGAATAGACCATACACGCCAACCCGAAAGCGCATTAAACCCCGTACTGCCAGTCAGAATCAGATTATACCAACCTGAAACAGAGCGCTCCGAAACAACAGCGGACACTAAAGAATTAACCGATGGCGACACACCCTCAACCAACGCCCCCTCTCCCCCTTCTTCCGGGACTCCACCAGCGCCGCATATACAACAGCAACTGCCAGCCTCAGAAGCAATTGCCGAAAATAACGATACTGGTCATAGCAGCGCCTCTTTGAACACGAACCAGAACAATATCCCGGAAAAAGTCAGACCCCGTGCTGCCCAGCCACCACCAGACCATCTGAAGGTGCTCATTAAAGGAACAGGAACAAAAAAAGACAAGGAATCTTATTTACAGGAAATTTCCATATGCCTGTCTGCATTATTAAATAGTGATGGAGGAACACTAACGGTGCGCGGCCCTGCTATCAAGGGAGAAGGCCGCAACGACTGGGCGCGGATTATTGAGCAAAAAGTAATGTGTTCTTTCGGGCAGTACATCTACTATAACTTCATCAAAAAAAATAATGAAGAAAATGCACTTTGTTATACGATTTATGCCTCACCCGAACCCTGCAATGTTTCGCCTAACTGCTGCATAATGACAGACGAGCAGGTCAACGTATTATCTGACGAAAAACTGTTTAAACAGATATTAAGACGCCCAACCGCCAAACCAATCAAATGCCAAACTTCAGATCTTGTTTTTATTCAGGGGGAAAAACCTCCTCTTCCCGGCAATGAACAAGCTGTCTTTAAACATCTTAAGAGCGAGGAATCCAAAAGGACAACCCTTGCTGACAGAATCACGGGCAAGAGCAATAAACTCACGCACTACGTATCGGGTATGGCAAACGGAGATGGAGGGGCTATTTATTACGGAGTAGATAACAACGGTAATGTGCAGGGCGAACGGATCACCTCAGAAGGTTTTGACAATATCAGAAATAAAGTAGCCAAAGCTGTAGCCAGACTCTTTCACTCTGGCAACATAATAGAAAGAGGTACCCACTGGAATATAGAGTTCAGGGAAGTTCTTCATGAGCAGGGCGGCAGCCCTGTCCCTGACACTTACGTCATTGTCCTTACAGTCGCCGCGCTAAATGGCTGTGTATTTCTCGAGAGTCCGGGACCAGAAGCCTACTGGATACAAAATGGTCGTATTGAGAGAATGCCCTGGGCTAACTGGCTGAGCAAGTTCATGCCCGCAGACCCGGGAGCCAGATCTCGCCTGAACACCCATATCACAATGAAAAAGTACTGGCACCCCCTGGAAGAAATATACGCTGACTTCAGGGACGGCATTGATACAGAGGCCATTCGACAGCGCATGGAATCACAGGCTGCGAAAACGAATAATCAGGCGGCTCAACAGCTTCTTGAAGGGCTTAAAATTATCCGAACCTCTGCTAAAGGCCTCCATCGGAAAGCACACCAACTGCTGCAGGAATATGAGCGTGATGAAAATCATCCTGATATCCCCAGACAGTACACCATCTGGCTTCGCTCCATTTTAGGGCATGAGTCCGGAACCATCTCGTTAGCGGACAACTACAACCGCCTATGCCACGGGCTTTTGACCACGAGAGCGGACGATGGCGTAATGCAAGCTTTGCTGAATTTACAGGCTGGCTTAGTGGCCATGGAGCAAGCAAGTGAAATCGCTGTCGCAGACAGGAGCATTGAGTTATCTGTTCAGGCGGTTAGCAATTTTGAGAACGCTTTGAAATATGCCCGACTCGTCAGTCTGGAATGCCTGAACCTAGGTACCCACTTGACGCAGGAGGCCATAATAAACAAAGCAATCGCCATACTCTGGACAGGCCGCTCCTGGTTACAGCGAGACAGCACCCAACACCCGGAGCAGGAAGAAATCCTTATACGGCAGTTTGAAGATGGAAAAGCCCTTATAAGCCAGGTTGAACAGCCCCTGATCGAAAATGGCATCCTGAATATCCAGTATCATCTTGCACTGTCTCTTCTTAGCATTCGGAAATGGCAGATCAACAAAGAGAAAGACCCGAAATTTCTGCGCAACGCTTATAAAAGCACAGAAAGATGCATTCAACTGATTTCAACCGGCTCACTCGCTGGCACCGTTTATAAAGGCCTCGCCCTTAGACTCAGAAGCCTGACAGTTCAGTTACTCCTGAAAGATGCCTTCAGCAAAATCCGAAGGCACCCAGACAAGTCTTAA
- the dnaE gene encoding DNA polymerase III subunit alpha, with protein sequence MSARFIHLRLHTEFSLSDGLVRVKPLIKAASEAGFPAIAVTDQSNLCSLVKFYSGAQGAGLKPVSGADLWIAHSDPELEPVRVVLLSMNEKGYRNLTELISQSFLENQVHGRAIVKREWIREKSEGLIALSGAKDGDVGQAIINGNLPLAEQLAREWMEVFPDRYYLELHRTNRTGDEECVHGSVALAEKLGCPVVATNDVMFLTREEFEAHESRVCIGESMTLDDPRRIKRYSEEQYLKSEDEMLELFSDIPEAIENTVEIARRCSVYVHLGEYFLPEFPVPEGMTMDEYFRKFSHDGLTERLRFILKPDDPEYAEKEKIYRDRLDFELDIILQMGFPGYFLIVMDFIQWSKNNGIPVGPGRGSGAGSLVAYAQQITDLDPIQYDLLFERFLNPERVSMPDFDVDFCMDGRDKVIDYVAQTYGRNAVSQIITFGTMAAKAVVRDVARVQGKSFGLADKLSKLIPFEVGMTLNKAYEQEGMLRDFLEGDEQAREIWEMALKLEGVTRNVGKHAGGVVIAPTKLTDFAPLYCDEHGQGVVTQFDKNDVESAGLVKFDFLGLRTLTIIDWALKMINPRRQQRGEEPLDIMQIDLEDKTSYDMLKRAETTAVFQLESRGMKDLIKRLLPDCFEDIIALVALFRPGPLQSGMVDNFINRKHGREELSFPDAQYQHEWLKPILQPTYGIILYQEQVMQIAQVLAGYTLGGADMLRRAMGKKKPEEMAKQRSIFEKGAIEQGIDGELAMKIFDLVEKFAGYGFNKSHSAAYALVSYQTLWLKAHYPAEFMAAVMSSDMQNTDKVVTFIEECRDIGLTVLPPNVNSGEYMFGVNDDGHIVYGLGAIKGVGEGPIEAIVEARQEGGDFKDLFDFCERADAKRINKRVLEALIRSGALDLMGPRPGAKKTLNFNRAVLEASQAEAIKAADQAAKSFDSGHSDLFGALVPAGEENVYDSYQSVSEWTDKFRLSGEKDTLGLYLTGHPIDEYEQEIKHFIRNRIKDLQPARGDTQNIAGLVVAMRVMKNKRGDKMCFITLDDRTGRIEVSIFADVFEQFHDLLKMDAVIVVEGEVTHDDYSGSLKVRTRKILNIVDARSHYARQIVLQLDAEQMDRGFNQRLSGLLQQHPGRLPVQIDYSRDDASASMILGEKWNVSPSDDLVLSLRQWLGKGAAKIEYR encoded by the coding sequence ATGTCCGCACGTTTTATACACCTGAGATTACATACCGAATTTTCCCTGAGTGATGGATTGGTCCGGGTCAAGCCTTTGATCAAGGCGGCTTCGGAGGCAGGCTTTCCTGCTATAGCGGTTACGGATCAGTCGAATCTGTGCTCGCTGGTGAAGTTTTACAGTGGTGCTCAGGGAGCGGGTCTCAAGCCCGTCAGTGGTGCAGACCTGTGGATTGCCCACAGTGACCCGGAGCTGGAACCGGTTCGGGTGGTACTGCTGTCCATGAATGAAAAAGGTTATCGAAACTTGACCGAGCTGATCTCCCAATCCTTCCTTGAGAACCAGGTGCATGGCAGAGCCATCGTTAAACGTGAGTGGATCAGGGAGAAGTCTGAGGGTTTGATTGCCCTGTCTGGTGCTAAAGACGGCGATGTAGGGCAGGCGATTATTAACGGTAATCTGCCTCTGGCGGAACAGCTGGCCCGTGAGTGGATGGAAGTGTTTCCGGATCGATATTATCTGGAGCTGCACCGAACCAATCGAACCGGCGACGAGGAGTGTGTACACGGTTCAGTGGCGCTGGCAGAAAAACTGGGCTGCCCGGTAGTCGCGACCAATGATGTCATGTTCCTGACCCGTGAAGAGTTTGAAGCCCACGAGTCCAGAGTGTGTATTGGCGAGAGTATGACGCTGGACGATCCACGTCGTATAAAGCGCTACAGTGAGGAGCAGTATCTCAAATCGGAAGACGAGATGCTTGAGCTGTTCTCGGACATTCCTGAGGCCATTGAGAATACCGTTGAGATTGCCCGGCGCTGTTCGGTCTATGTGCATCTGGGGGAATACTTCCTGCCGGAATTTCCGGTACCGGAAGGCATGACCATGGATGAGTATTTCCGCAAGTTTTCCCACGATGGTCTGACTGAACGCCTGCGGTTTATTTTGAAGCCGGACGATCCTGAGTACGCTGAAAAAGAAAAGATTTATCGGGATCGTCTCGATTTCGAGTTGGATATCATTCTGCAGATGGGTTTCCCCGGCTATTTCCTGATCGTAATGGACTTTATCCAGTGGTCCAAGAATAACGGCATTCCGGTAGGTCCCGGGCGGGGTTCCGGTGCTGGTTCCCTGGTGGCTTATGCCCAGCAGATTACCGATCTGGACCCGATTCAGTACGACCTGCTGTTCGAACGGTTTCTGAACCCGGAACGTGTTTCCATGCCTGACTTTGACGTCGATTTCTGCATGGACGGACGGGACAAGGTGATTGATTACGTTGCCCAGACCTACGGGCGTAATGCGGTTTCCCAGATCATTACCTTTGGTACCATGGCTGCCAAAGCGGTAGTGCGTGATGTAGCGAGGGTTCAGGGCAAGTCCTTTGGCCTGGCTGATAAACTGTCCAAGCTGATTCCCTTTGAAGTCGGCATGACCCTGAACAAGGCCTATGAGCAGGAAGGCATGTTACGTGACTTTCTGGAAGGGGATGAGCAGGCCCGGGAAATCTGGGAGATGGCGCTGAAGCTGGAGGGTGTTACCCGGAACGTAGGTAAGCACGCCGGTGGTGTGGTGATTGCGCCGACCAAACTGACCGACTTTGCCCCCCTGTATTGTGACGAACACGGTCAGGGTGTAGTGACCCAGTTCGACAAGAATGATGTGGAATCAGCGGGTCTGGTCAAGTTCGACTTCCTGGGTCTGCGAACCCTGACCATCATCGACTGGGCGCTGAAAATGATTAACCCCCGTCGTCAGCAAAGGGGTGAAGAGCCGCTGGATATTATGCAGATCGACCTGGAAGACAAGACTTCCTACGATATGCTCAAGCGCGCTGAAACTACCGCAGTATTCCAGCTCGAATCCCGTGGTATGAAGGACCTGATTAAACGACTTCTGCCTGACTGTTTCGAAGACATTATCGCACTGGTGGCACTGTTCCGTCCCGGGCCTTTGCAGTCGGGCATGGTAGATAACTTTATTAACCGCAAGCACGGGCGTGAAGAGTTGTCGTTCCCGGATGCCCAGTACCAGCACGAATGGTTGAAGCCAATTCTGCAGCCCACCTACGGCATTATTCTGTATCAGGAGCAGGTAATGCAGATCGCTCAGGTACTGGCAGGCTATACCCTTGGTGGTGCAGACATGCTGCGCCGGGCGATGGGTAAGAAAAAGCCGGAAGAGATGGCCAAGCAGCGTTCCATATTTGAGAAAGGGGCGATAGAGCAGGGTATTGATGGCGAGCTGGCCATGAAAATCTTCGACCTGGTGGAGAAGTTCGCCGGTTATGGTTTTAACAAATCCCACTCGGCGGCTTATGCGCTGGTGTCCTATCAGACTCTTTGGCTGAAGGCCCATTACCCTGCGGAGTTTATGGCGGCGGTGATGAGTTCAGATATGCAAAACACCGACAAGGTCGTGACCTTTATTGAAGAGTGTCGGGATATAGGGTTGACCGTTCTGCCGCCGAACGTAAACAGTGGCGAATACATGTTTGGCGTTAACGACGACGGGCATATTGTCTATGGGCTGGGTGCGATCAAGGGGGTTGGTGAAGGCCCGATTGAAGCCATTGTTGAAGCACGGCAGGAAGGCGGTGACTTCAAAGACCTGTTCGATTTCTGTGAGCGTGCTGATGCCAAGCGTATCAACAAGCGTGTGCTGGAGGCGCTGATTCGTTCTGGCGCCCTGGACCTGATGGGGCCAAGGCCCGGGGCGAAAAAAACGCTGAATTTTAACCGGGCCGTACTGGAAGCCAGTCAGGCTGAGGCAATTAAGGCAGCTGATCAGGCAGCAAAGAGTTTTGATTCCGGTCACAGCGATCTGTTTGGTGCATTGGTGCCAGCTGGTGAAGAGAATGTGTACGACAGTTATCAGTCGGTGTCAGAGTGGACTGACAAGTTTCGCCTGAGTGGTGAAAAGGATACCCTTGGGCTGTACCTGACCGGTCACCCGATTGATGAATACGAGCAGGAAATAAAGCACTTTATCCGTAACCGGATAAAAGACCTGCAGCCAGCCCGTGGGGATACCCAGAATATTGCCGGACTGGTCGTGGCTATGCGGGTTATGAAGAACAAGCGTGGTGACAAAATGTGCTTTATCACCCTGGATGATCGTACCGGTCGAATAGAGGTGTCTATTTTTGCCGACGTCTTTGAGCAGTTTCATGATTTGCTCAAGATGGATGCTGTGATAGTCGTCGAAGGCGAGGTCACCCACGATGACTATTCCGGCAGTCTGAAAGTGAGAACCAGAAAAATACTGAATATTGTGGATGCCCGCAGCCATTACGCGCGTCAGATTGTTTTGCAACTGGACGCTGAACAGATGGATCGTGGTTTTAATCAGCGTCTTTCCGGTTTGTTGCAGCAGCATCCGGGGCGTTTGCCAGTGCAGATCGACTATAGTCGTGATGACGCGTCTGCCAGCATGATTCTGGGTGAAAAATGGAATGTCAGCCCAAGTGACGACCTGGTTCTCAGTCTTCGGCAGTGGCTGGGTAAAGGCGCAGCAAAAATCGAATATCGGTAG
- the tilS gene encoding tRNA lysidine(34) synthetase TilS, giving the protein MSLSSESPSESSSEQTLSPLVESVCSALQQFTEFPSSLPFVVALSGGVDSTVLLHALVQLRHAGLISSLSAIHVHHGLSVNADSWAEYCQNLCRQWQVPLDVRRVDVNEALGDGIEQAARSMRYQVFEQLLPEQGCLLQGHHQDDQAETLLFRLFRGSGLDGLTGIPARRPLGKRGHVVRPLLSVSRASIEAYAKDHQLQPVEDESNTDQRFARNYLRQNLIPQIEQRWPGVSERLALLSGEVLENQQWQQQAVEEAADSVLTVAPDYWNAGQVVNIESLLKLSESMAFRVVRYWLKQKGLLMPDRSVLNTLFAEVIHSREDAEPVLQLGDYEVRRFDGLLVLVPVLEPFSDKVIGWNCESRSELHVPASGWLTLDKDSARQLKKVSVCFRHNLPGSEKVRVAGRQGSKSVKRWLQEYRVPPWLRDRVPFLFYNGQMLCAAGLWVCDLLEEKSGKKRPDEAGGSLDSIGIKVRADWRFDPY; this is encoded by the coding sequence ATGTCCTTGTCTTCTGAATCGCCCTCTGAATCGTCTTCGGAACAGACACTTTCGCCATTGGTTGAAAGCGTCTGTTCTGCACTTCAACAGTTCACCGAATTTCCTTCATCGCTCCCTTTCGTTGTGGCACTGAGTGGTGGTGTGGATTCAACCGTCCTGCTCCATGCTCTGGTGCAGTTGCGCCATGCCGGTCTGATCTCTTCTTTATCAGCCATTCATGTTCACCATGGGCTGAGTGTTAATGCGGACAGCTGGGCAGAGTACTGCCAGAACCTTTGCCGGCAATGGCAGGTTCCGCTGGATGTCCGGCGAGTCGATGTAAATGAGGCGTTGGGTGATGGCATCGAACAGGCTGCCCGCTCCATGCGCTATCAGGTGTTTGAGCAACTGCTGCCCGAACAGGGCTGTCTGTTGCAGGGGCATCATCAGGATGATCAGGCGGAGACGCTGCTGTTCAGGCTGTTTCGTGGTTCCGGACTGGATGGGCTGACAGGGATTCCTGCGCGGCGACCTCTGGGGAAGAGAGGGCATGTGGTCAGGCCGCTGTTATCCGTGTCCAGGGCGTCTATTGAAGCTTATGCGAAGGATCATCAACTCCAGCCTGTCGAAGATGAATCAAACACTGATCAGCGATTTGCCCGCAACTATCTGCGGCAGAACCTGATTCCGCAAATTGAGCAACGCTGGCCGGGCGTGTCAGAGCGTCTGGCTTTACTGTCCGGTGAAGTGCTGGAGAATCAGCAATGGCAGCAACAGGCTGTGGAAGAAGCGGCTGATTCGGTGCTGACAGTGGCTCCGGATTACTGGAATGCCGGACAGGTCGTTAACATTGAATCATTGCTAAAGCTTTCGGAGTCAATGGCATTCCGGGTGGTACGTTACTGGCTGAAACAGAAAGGCCTGTTGATGCCGGACCGGTCGGTGCTGAACACTCTGTTCGCTGAGGTTATTCACAGCCGGGAAGATGCAGAACCTGTTTTGCAGCTGGGTGACTATGAGGTTCGCCGCTTTGATGGCCTGTTGGTGCTGGTGCCGGTACTGGAGCCTTTTTCGGATAAAGTCATTGGCTGGAACTGTGAATCCCGGTCAGAACTGCATGTACCTGCCTCTGGCTGGCTGACTCTGGACAAAGACAGTGCCAGACAGTTAAAAAAGGTGTCGGTCTGTTTTCGTCACAATCTGCCCGGCTCTGAAAAAGTTCGGGTCGCAGGACGGCAGGGCAGTAAGTCTGTTAAGCGCTGGCTACAGGAGTATAGGGTTCCGCCCTGGCTGCGTGACCGGGTGCCGTTTCTTTTTTACAACGGACAGATGTTGTGTGCTGCAGGACTCTGGGTGTGCGACCTGTTGGAAGAAAAATCGGGGAAAAAAAGGCCGGATGAGGCGGGAGGGTCGTTAGACAGTATTGGCATAAAGGTAAGGGCTGACTGGCGATTTGATCCGTATTAG
- a CDS encoding protein kinase domain-containing protein, which yields MADTEGIAEKPPEPLILSNHSSPQAALKSLSGLGIGQWLGYGAWSEVYKAERAGDKLQAVKINSKTNKDHRYLQANPNKYDVAALWLPDNPNLMKTYAVLVASKSNPNHCGMIYHPDQLPAGAMKSLYIAAVVSEFVVGETLDKIIKNYRIHHDHLIDIARKLAGALAHMHKHGFTHRDVSPRNIIYHPENGLKLIDMGSMIKTVGKADSYIGTTQLLAVDGYNPNRVNKPDGVNYDAKALDSWELGCVLLYCMTGKYINYYRPFIDDFKNYECGGGNSEYATHFVRKNDSQKKRIILNHLKPELIQKGIHPKFMNIVLELLRENPAERPSAEDVEKRLGSLQGNDNREGAKSTEV from the coding sequence GTGGCTGACACTGAAGGCATTGCAGAAAAACCGCCTGAACCATTGATTTTGAGTAACCACTCAAGCCCTCAGGCTGCATTGAAATCTTTATCAGGTTTGGGTATCGGGCAATGGCTGGGCTATGGAGCCTGGAGTGAGGTCTATAAAGCTGAGAGGGCCGGTGATAAGCTTCAGGCAGTAAAGATTAATTCAAAAACAAATAAAGACCACAGGTATTTGCAAGCCAATCCCAATAAATACGATGTGGCTGCTCTTTGGTTGCCAGATAATCCAAATTTAATGAAAACCTATGCTGTTCTGGTTGCCTCAAAGTCAAATCCGAATCATTGTGGCATGATCTATCACCCTGATCAGTTACCTGCAGGTGCTATGAAGTCTCTTTACATAGCAGCCGTTGTTTCAGAATTTGTCGTTGGAGAGACTCTGGATAAAATCATAAAGAACTATCGAATCCACCACGATCACCTGATCGATATTGCCCGGAAGTTAGCAGGAGCGCTTGCCCATATGCATAAACACGGCTTCACTCATCGTGATGTCAGCCCCCGGAATATTATCTATCATCCGGAAAATGGGCTAAAGCTGATTGATATGGGAAGCATGATAAAAACAGTTGGAAAGGCTGATTCTTATATTGGCACCACTCAACTTCTTGCAGTTGATGGCTATAATCCCAATCGTGTCAATAAGCCTGATGGTGTTAACTATGATGCAAAAGCTCTGGATAGCTGGGAGTTGGGTTGTGTTTTGCTTTATTGTATGACAGGGAAGTATATAAATTATTACAGACCTTTCATTGACGACTTTAAGAATTATGAGTGTGGGGGAGGTAACTCAGAATATGCTACGCACTTTGTCAGGAAAAATGACTCACAGAAAAAAAGAATTATTCTGAATCATCTGAAGCCTGAATTGATACAGAAAGGTATACACCCGAAATTTATGAATATTGTGCTTGAGCTTCTCAGGGAAAATCCTGCTGAAAGGCCTTCTGCTGAAGACGTTGAAAAGCGGTTGGGCAGCTTGCAGGGCAATGATAACAGGGAAGGAGCAAAGTCTACTGAAGTCTGA